In Babesia bovis T2Bo chromosome 3, whole genome shotgun sequence, the genomic window TTATAATatgttgcaatatatacgaTAAAACCGAGTTCATTTGCCAAATGTTATAagaaaatgtataacacGTAGACGCCTAACCCTCGAAATGCCGTTTAAATATAGTATGCCAAGGGTACATTGGCTTTTGTGTAGTCGAAGGTGGTAACAGTCATGCCAGGGACAACTATGGGACGTGAGTAAACAAACCTACAATAATGTGCAAAACACCATCCCAAGGCACCAATGGTGACTATTTTGGCCATATGTGTGGCCAATGTGTATCACATAATAAATAGGCTGCCGGCACCGAAAGGAGTTCCCGGGCGGTCCCCCACCCCAGTACTATCCCGGCCTAGCGCCGCTTGACTTCGGAGTTCGGATGGGATCCGGTATTTTCGACGCAGTATGGCCGGCAACAGGCTTGTGCAAAATTGGTTTTTCATTACTCATggttatacacattttatgtTTGATTTTAATTGTTGGATATTCCCCTAATGATGAATAAGAAATCTACATATTGTAACACTTCCAAATTTATCTCTATATTTATGAATACTTTAATTGATACATGACGGCATGATAGTTACAAATCCGATCATTGACGTGGCTTAAGAATCCAAGTCGCACATCGCATGGCAGAAAATTCACTTTTTTGTGTTCAATGTCAAAATGGCTACCCCTTTTAATTTTAATCAAGTTGGTACAGCTTCGTTCGGAACGGGTGGTTCACTATTTACTGCTCCTACAGGGGCACAGTCGAGCGTGAGTAACGCTCCTACCTTCGGAAACCTCGCTGCGTCGTCGAATACTTTTGGCTCACACTCATCCGTTGCAACCAGCAGTATAGGGCCATCTTCATCAGTCGGTGCTGTAGCTAATGGCGGAAGCATGGGATTTAATCAACCTGGACAGCCGGTTTCAGTTACACCGCAGAATTTCCATTCACGTTGTACCGTCAGGCTCCTAACACAGTATGTACCTCAATGGAGTGGACATTTTGACGTAGCCGAGGTCATTTTGACAGCGCACGAGAATAGAATTTTAAAGATGCGTGAGATGGTTGACCGTTTGTTAGCATTGGATAAGCTATGTTGGCAATCGCATGACAATATCAAGAATTTGCTAAACGGAATAAGTTTGCTACAATCAAAGTTACATAAGGGAGTGACTGATCGATGTAAACGCCAAGATACGCAGAACATGATATCAACGAAAGCTCGTCGGTTGTGTGACACTCTTCAATCTAATGATACCCATCATGGAACCAAGTTCTTAGCATCATTTCGTGTACCAAATCATTTACATGTGCAATTATCTAAGGAACTGCTGGACACCATACGTTCTGGGAGGCAAGAAATCCGTTTGCTGCAATTGGAAGTGATGTCACTGAAAGACATCGAGCTTTCGAAATATGTGCTTACCGTGAAGGGTGTACAGGATGCACATGACAAGACACTACACAAAATCGCAGATCGTCTTTCTAAAATTGTGTCTTCTATGGATGAACATTTCCGTGATCGCAAAGACCTTTGGCATTGTGTAGCAGATGAAACTAGCGATTTGAAAAGGTCATTCCTTATTTCAATAGGCTTACCTGTTCGCCCTGCTGCATCACAGAGCTCTACAAATGGTTTACCATATGTTGAAAGTCATAAGGAAATAAAAAAGCAAATAGACTGTTTGAGAAAGTTCAATGCCGCATTCAGCACCACTGGAAAAATCAACATGGATGCATCATATTACAACATACGAGAGATGCTGCAAAAACCAACGCCCAATGCTGCAGCTTCTCAGGTAGTCGGCGCTTTTGGAACGACTGGCATGGTTGGCACGAATACAACTGTGCCTGGTACGTCATTATTTGGCACAAACTATGGCACCAATGCAGGTAGTGTTTATGGCACTTCTACTGGTGCAGGGTCGCAACAAACAGGAATTGGTTTCACTGGTGGCACAGTTAACATCTTTGGTAGCAATAACACTACTACTTCTGGAAATAACTTATTTGGAAATATTCCTACCACTAATACGGGTACATCGAATATATTCGGTACCACAAATACGGGCACTACAGGCGGCCTATTCGGCAATGCCAACACGAACACTACGCTTGCttccacaggtactggTGGTTTATTCGGATCTAACACCGTAGCCACACCTGGGATTACAACTAAAAGCCTTTTCGGCACTACCAATGCAAATACAGCAGCTACTAGTGGCATTTTCGGCAATACCAACGCCGGAACAACATCGGGCTCCAGCAACCTTTTTGGAAACACTGGCACGGCAACAACTTCTACCACTGGACTTTTCGGTAACACCGGTACCAACACAACAAGTTCTACTGCCGGCTTATTTGGTGGAGGAACCACTAATACCACTGGTAATACTGGAATATTTGGTAGTAGTAATACTGGTGCTCCCACATTTGGCGCAAACACTACTGGTACATCGGGTTCGAATATATTTGGTTCTACCACCAACAGCACAGGGGCAACAAATCTATTTGGCAATACTGGAGCTTCAAGTGGCGTGTTCGGAAGTGGCACATCTAATACCACCAATCCATTCGGTACCACCACCATAGGGTCTTCAAGCAATTCTGGGATATTTGGATCTTCAACATCTCCTACGGGTGGACAACAAACAGGAACAGCCGGCGGCTTATTTGGGCAACCACAATCTACAAGCACAACTGGTGGATTATTTGGGAACCCATCTAATAATGCGACCTTTGGAGGAACAACATTCGGTCAGCAGACCAACACGTCTAAGAGCACTGCCATAGTTCCGTACAACCCCAACCCACTTATACGTTGACTTGGGCCAAATAGCCCCTTTTACAAATAAACACGCATACAATATGATTGCAATCACAGTTAGCCATATGTTGTTGTAATTTAGGCTACGAGCACACATGCTCCGCCAGCCTCTTTGATCTTCTTCTCAGCCAGCTTGCTGAAGTATCTAGCCTTGACGATAAGTGGCTTTTTGGGCATGGTTCCGTTACCCAAAACCTTAAAGTAACCCTTCTGAACAACATCCAAAACAGGGGCTTTGCCAACTTCCTTGGCAGCTGCCTCGATGTCGGCTTGCGGTACCATGGACCATAGGTGGTCAACATTTACGGTTCTGCAAAAGTAACGATTCTTGATCTTGTGGAAATAACGCATACCAACCTATACACGATGATATTATGGAAGGGTGTGACATACTTTTCCGAAGTAACCAGGGTGGAATTTATCAAAAAGTATACGATGATGAGAGAAACCACCAGCCTTACCACGACCACCGGGGTGTTTACGATGTTTCCCAACCCTACCATGTCCATGTGATACATGGCCTCTAAGTTTACGACAATTCTTAAATCTGGTCGTCATTTTGATTGACTTTATGCACGGCTGGACCCAATCTGCAATATGATGAACtttttaaaaacaatgttAGACCCTAacaatgatataatatattagaAGTCGTATAGAAAAGCGAATTCGAGGTTTACACCATGTAAGATGAATGGCGCGTCGGGTAAATTCGGCTTCTCACGCCAACATCCAGCAAAACGATGATAAAAGATATTCTATAATACTTACCTTATTTAATGGATAAAACGGGGAACCAATTGCTAGTGGTTTCGATTCATTTGTGACGTCCCCATGACAGCAGTCTCAGCCACCCGATATGTTGCTGTCCATTCCGAATCCTTCTCTAAGAATTCTTTTCGCATTATACGTGTTTTACAGAAAGATATAAAAGTAACTGTATACTTTGTATGCGTCATTTTTAATAATAACACATCGTTTGAAACACATGTTTTATATCAATGTGTTTACGTGCGATATTCCAATTAATTCATCGCTATTTATTTAAAGGTAAAACACTTAATCATACAAATTGTATGAGTTGGCTTATTTACTTCTGGAAATACTGTATCCTTATAGCGATACCGGATATGTTTTAATGTGTTTTACTTATGATGGTCTTTTTGTTCGGTTTAATTGCAAAATTTTGCAGTTTAGTTATGCCACAAAAGCCATACATTTGTTGTAGTCCCAAATTTGGATAATGAAAGGCTTTgtttataaaatgtgtaatgtatGTGTAATCACATTCTCTCTTAAATAAGATCAAAATATCGTTATTTCTGTTGAACAGAACATCGATGAAACAGAAGCTATTTTGTTCAGTTGGTGACATGAGTTTTTTATTTCGCCATGATACATGACTCATCATTAAAATGGTTACATTCATCTCGCTTGATTTGTACATCTTTCCAGATTATCTATTTCATTAACAACTTTATGTcatttaataatatatatatatatatatatatatattaaagaTTATATTACGAACAGATTGTAAAATGTTTCTGTTACCACACACCTTATGTGATTCCGTAGTATGAACTACTTAACGTTTTTACCTTCTGCAGGTTTTCATTTTTGGGTTTTCATTACATAAAATCTTGGTGGGAGTCTactaatattttaaatattagGACCGATGGATTCGTGACTATTTAATAACGATGGAGCTGGCGTCAAAACAGCTCGAGGTTCTCATGATTCATGAAATTGTAAAGTATTATTTTGCACGTGAGATGCGTTTAAATAATTACATGCCTGATCGTACTTTGGAATTACAATCGCAAGAGTCTGAAGCCCATTCATCTGTAAAACAGGCGCTTGATCTTCATGGCTATTATTTGGGAGCAAAAATTGCTAATAGGTATGCATATGATTAGCTGAATAACAGACTTTTATAGATTGACGATAGGTAAAGGACGTATCTGGGATCCTAACAACTGTGTCATTTTTGTTTGCAAGGATGTCTGGACTTATATTTTCGGTGAAAATGCTGGACGTTTACAATCAAACAGTCAGggcatttatataattctaTGTGACCATATACCATGGCTTGGTCCATTAGGGATGCGGCCACCGATTACCACGGATGTTAACATCCTCCGCAGTTTCGAAGACAATTACAAGTTGTTCTATTTGTTTCTTTTATGCGGTATTATACGTGGATCGTTGGCTTCACTTGGCTTAGCTGCAACAGTAACTCCATCTATCGGTGACGGATGTTAGTTTTTTTACTATACCTTTTAAAACGTGCAGACAAATTCAAAATCAGTCTAAGGGACTAGCAATGTTTGCAGCAATGATATGCGTTCAGCGTGCGATTTACCAATCCTGATAACAATGCCCACGTGTGGTAATCAACTAACCATTCGCGTATAATCAACTGGATTGGTTTATAACCCAATGCTGCTAGGTGTCTATTTTTCAGCCGTGTCATTCCCAGAGGCTCTCTCGTCACTGGGCACAATGCAGCCTCTGCTAAGGCATCCAAGGCAAGATTTCTGTGACATTCACTTAGTCGCTTTGATATAAACTTACCCATTTATTAAAGCGTTTACACGATATAATCCTACTGCTGCAGAGCTTTCGTAAGGGATTCCCAATTCCTTTAGGCATTCATACAGGTCGCATATTCGCTGTATTGTAGAATAGATTTTATGGAAGCCCGTACAAACCTCTGTAGATGCCGGAACAGCGAAGTTGCCTTGGTAAAGATTGATGAGTACCTGTGACGTCCTTGGTAGTTCGTCTATAAAACTCGGATActatattattttatttgttttcaTAATTGATTTACCTCATGGCGAATGCAGTACATGATCCTGTTGAGCTGGTTGATAGTAGCTTCACTTGGATTATCCTATTCGGGTGTATTGCATTGATTTTCCAACCTACTTCCGAGAGTTTCGTAATATTTGCGAGGATAGATTGATATAAATTACGGTCGAAGTGGCCCAATACCGCACAAGCATCTAGCATGGCGATGCAATGCGGTAGTGTAAACGCATCCTACATATGCTTTATATTATCCATGTAGACAACATACAAGTGTACTCATAGCTTGCTTCACCAGCAAATCTACAACATgtgcattgtatataccaacTTTGGCGAAACTTTGCATCagcattgttatattttgtgGATTTTGATGCTCCACTCGATCCTGCGGTACCATAATTCTGTTAATGCGGTGTCCTACTTTTATGAACTCAAAGAAGCTCTCGTAAACTTTTGGTATTCTGTATCCTAGTTGGCCCATTGCAAAAGCAATCTGAGCCACTTCATGGTCTTGGAACATGAATATGCCTCTGAAAGTTCCTTACAGCATAGACTTAACACTTACTTGTGTACCTGATCCAACAATTCGCTAAAGTTGTTTCGTGGTCGGAACTTCAATTTAGCATAAGAATACAGGACACACGTTATTGTTGCTGTATCTAACTTTCGTTTTTTGGAAATTAAAGTTGAGAATGCTTTTAATGTACCTTTTTCAGGCAACTTTAACAATGCAAGTGATCTGCAGTGTAATGCAATTGTTTTGGCATCCAGTTCGGCCGCCCTTTTCCTTATATTGTTACACGCATAATATATGATGTTCCAAGGGGCGTGACCTATGTACGCCAAATTAGATACGAGGCACGCTAATCCCCCTGGAGAAAACTTTGGTAATTTGTTACCTCCTTCAGGAGCTAGACCTAATATTATAGCCCTGAAGATTGCTGCATAGCCCCGGCTTTCTTCAGTTTCCAACTTCGGGGTTATACATCGCATTTTACGCATATAAAACAACACCATACATACATCACGTTCGTTGAGTTGTCCTACATCCTGTACGAGCCACCTCAGTAGACTTGTACTTGAGTGCACGGGTTTATTAAATACCCGCGCATAGCAGCATAGTATAAGAGACACCTCACTAGACGAAATGCCTGTGATATTTGCATGTGGTCCGTAGGCATGGCGAGCTGTTGCTGAGCATAATCTCTTCCACTGTGCCCTTCCAACTCTTCCTAATCTCCAATATGCAATAGCAGTGGCTAGCAGTTGCATTGGGGACAACTGTTTGGCCACAACATCTACTTCTGCCACCAGTTGTTGCCAATCGTCAATTTTCCGAAAGAAAGGCAAATCTTTTGAACTATCTGTTTTAGTTCGCCTCGTTGGAAGCGTAACATCATTAGGTGTTGGAGAAGGTAGAAGACCGGCGCGATATCTTGCATATTCTTGCAGGTGATACACTTTGAGCGAATTCTTTGTTCCTGGGTTATATAGCACTGGCACAAGGCGCTGTTTCATCCTAAGTGTCTTAGAAGTGAGCATTTGTGTGATTCCGAATAGTAATAAACTTCATGGTTCTTtattgtgtaatatatttataaagGTAATCGGCATATTTGCGACGGCTCACTACGGTCGAATGTGTATAGATGTGTATGCACCGATCACCTAATCGATGAAATTGTGACCTAATTATCACACAATTTGTGGAATtacctatataatatagccACTTTTAGATAATAGAAAATATGGGATTAGTGGTACCGCTTTACTATTTTCTGATGCGTAAAACCATGTTGATGCAGAATATACATCTGTAGAATCTTCTTACACATGAATATAATTAAAAATTATATTTACTTCCAATGTCTTCTATGAACACTTAGACCCTCAATTGATAGATATAGATGATGATCATATGTTGTGTTATGTCGGTTGGTATCATCACAAGGATTCCATTGGGCCAAAGCAGAGTAGGTGCGAATTGTAATAtccatttatatatgtgatatTACTGTGGACAAGTGGTGGAGCGTTTCTTCTATTATTCATCGCATATTCTTTACTGCGACTTGCCATACTCATAATACCATGAAGCCACGTCGACAGGGTATGTTCTGTTTTCTATTAGTTTTACGCTATATGCCTAATTAATAACTCATCAGATGGTAATGTCAACGGTCGCGGCATAAGGCGCGGTAGCGAGGCGGCTATTATTAAGCCGGAGAACTTTTACTTCCGTGAGCTCGATGATGACTCTTCATCTTTTGGCTTGCGATGCATAGACTTTATTTCTGGTATGCTTACTTTTCATATTAATCAGCTTTCACACAGCATCTACACCTTCTAAGCGCCCGAACATTTTTATTTCCGCTGATGTTCTAAACCGTTTGGATATGTTTTCTATGGTTGCATCTCCTGTATTCCATATACCGCCGAATTCTTTAGATTGCAAAGCGGAAGAAGCAACTGTACAGGATGTGTCGTCTTCAGTGGCTGAGCCGGAAGAAAAGTCGTGTGATGTGGATAAGCCACCTCTGGTTCCCGTTGATCCTCCTGCATCACCAAGTAAAGTCAAGGATTGCAGTAAGGATGTTTCTACTCCTAGTAATGATTCTTCTAGAAGAATTCGTTTACGTACTCCCACATCTGTTTCAcctgcttcttcttcatttaGTAAGAAATCAACTCCTATTCGTATGTCTCTTTCGTTTCATCTCAAGGGCCTTTTTGAAAGCGCAATTACCTCATCAACACTTTCTTATATTAGCGGTGATGACTTGAACTTAGACGATCATTCTTTAGATGGTCATTATAATGAAGTCATTTCTAATACTGTGGATGGAAATGAGGATGATGTTTGTGACCGTATTATTGGAAAAGAACGAAATAAGGTCACAGATTCAGGGCCAAAGCTTGAAATTAAGCCATCAGAATCCGATGCATGTGCCCCTGATGTTGTAACATCACCCGTGGTAACTGATTCACCCAAAAGACCCGTTGGCAATCAATCCGAATGCCATAAAAATGAATCAGTAATAGAAGAAACACTCGATACGGGGCTGAAAAATGAAGATGCAAGTGGGAATATTGGATTATGTTCTGAAAAAGTCGTTGATAATCCAGATATAGTTGACCATATGGAGAAGCCGGGATCTCTCCTTCCGCCGTTGTCCACTCGTATTGGGATGGAGGTTTCGGTGTTTATGAACAAAGACTCTGCACCACCGTCGTTAAAATTAAACGAAGATGCGGTTAAACCTTCCAGTATCCCTGTTAAGTTTGAACATAAAACTACCAACCCTGCTCCACAAATTCTATCTAAAACTCAACTGATGGCCGTTCAATCGATGTATCGTAAGAAAAGGCCACTATCGAACATTGCGAGCATTTTACCTTTGGGAACAGACAGTATCTACAAGAAAACCTTAGATATTTCCAAGGCTCCACTAAACATGAAACCCACAGCGGTAAAGGGTACCAAGGACACTACACCTAAGAGGAAAACGGTAACATCTCTTGATACTTCCAAGGATGCTGATGGACAATGCAAGGAAGCATCGGTTTCTACTGTGAAAGAGGTTGACAAATTAGCCACAAAACGTGCGGACTCCTCGGGTATACGCAACTTCAACAAGGAACCTATTCCTCGTTTAAGTGAAAGACGTAGTTCTTTCAACGCTGATAGAGGTATAAAACCCATTAATACcgttatatacatgctCCAAAACGGCTGTAATGATGAATCTGAAGGCAAACGTCGGCATTCTACGGGTAATATGTCTACTTCTCGATCAAGTAGTTCGCAATCTCGTGATACTTCCGTGGTCTCTTATCGAGACAGGATTAATCAAGACTATGATCTATCTAATGGTCCACAACCATCTGGCGAGCCTTTGTTGCCACATGCTCTTACTAACGGGCATCTGTCAGACAGCCGTAATGATCGTGGACCTGCTCGACAGAGCTGTAAGGCTGGCACTGGTTTCATAGAGGAATTTATGCGTTCGGACAGCAGCAATTATAAGGATCGCCAATGCAATCGTA contains:
- a CDS encoding Ribosomal_L27A superfamily protein gives rise to the protein MTTRFKNCRKLRGHVSHGHGRVGKHRKHPGGRGKAGGFSHHRILFDKFHPGYFGKVGMRYFHKIKNRYFCRTVNVDHLWSMVPQADIEAAAKEVGKAPVLDVVQKGYFKVLGNGTMPKKPLIVKARYFSKLAEKKIKEAGGACVLVA
- a CDS encoding Nucleoporin FG repeat region family protein codes for the protein MATPFNFNQVGTASFGTGGSLFTAPTGAQSSVSNAPTFGNLAASSNTFGSHSSVATSSIGPSSSVGAVANGGSMGFNQPGQPVSVTPQNFHSRCTVRLLTQYVPQWSGHFDVAEVILTAHENRILKMREMVDRLLALDKLCWQSHDNIKNLLNGISLLQSKLHKGVTDRCKRQDTQNMISTKARRLCDTLQSNDTHHGTKFLASFRVPNHLHVQLSKELLDTIRSGRQEIRLLQLEVMSLKDIELSKYVLTVKGVQDAHDKTLHKIADRLSKIVSSMDEHFRDRKDLWHCVADETSDLKRSFLISIGLPVRPAASQSSTNGLPYVESHKEIKKQIDCLRKFNAAFSTTGKINMDASYYNIREMLQKPTPNAAASQVVGAFGTTGMVGTNTTVPGTSLFGTNYGTNAGSVYGTSTGAGSQQTGIGFTGGTVNIFGSNNTTTSGNNLFGNIPTTNTGTSNIFGTTNTGTTGGLFGNANTNTTLASTGTGGLFGSNTVATPGITTKSLFGTTNANTAATSGIFGNTNAGTTSGSSNLFGNTGTATTSTTGLFGNTGTNTTSSTAGLFGGGTTNTTGNTGIFGSSNTGAPTFGANTTGTSGSNIFGSTTNSTGATNLFGNTGASSGVFGSGTSNTTNPFGTTTIGSSSNSGIFGSSTSPTGGQQTGTAGGLFGQPQSTSTTGGLFGNPSNNATFGGTTFGQQTNTSKSTAIVPYNPNPLIR
- a CDS encoding Transport protein particle (TRAPP) component family protein, producing the protein MELASKQLEVLMIHEIVKYYFAREMRLNNYMPDRTLELQSQESEAHSSVKQALDLHGYYLGAKIANRLTIGKGRIWDPNNCVIFVCKDVWTYIFGENAGRLQSNSQGIYIILCDHIPWLGPLGMRPPITTDVNILRSFEDNYKLFYLFLLCGIIRGSLASLGLAATVTPSIGDGYKFKISLRD